The following proteins are co-located in the Desulfoscipio sp. XC116 genome:
- a CDS encoding heparan-alpha-glucosaminide N-acetyltransferase domain-containing protein has product MLVDNLSGTPVRGRDNRDYSLDILRGIAVILMIFHHVVTWLYTDSIRDIITIIGRISVGDIAAPIFFTVCGMSLYYSINVMQAKHLGTVNILKKLAQRNLRLYFIGLVLGLVAFGQSSFFYWGVLQSLAAAGFLAGALYLLPARKTVLLFTGFLSLAGYYFFHPYAYLLPAKPGRILLGDFSLVLLTGFLSIGLFMATYVLTGNYKPPTMAAASLSFTALGLVGHFTGFLITRFPASPSYIIFAVGLTLLMYAALLFVKADGAYVYPAVWAGRNALNIFVLHYLIYVYAKYADLLSSFNGPYSVLVASAVTAFFLLLSKWMVWPFAARHRNNKFQCGNKGQGIFL; this is encoded by the coding sequence GTGCTGGTAGATAATTTGTCCGGTACCCCTGTCCGGGGTCGGGACAACCGGGATTATAGTCTTGATATTTTGCGGGGAATCGCCGTAATTTTAATGATTTTTCACCACGTGGTAACCTGGCTGTATACAGATTCCATACGGGACATAATCACTATCATCGGTCGCATCAGTGTTGGAGACATAGCGGCGCCCATTTTTTTTACTGTTTGCGGGATGTCTCTCTATTATTCAATTAATGTCATGCAAGCTAAACATCTGGGAACCGTTAATATACTGAAAAAGTTGGCGCAAAGAAACCTAAGGCTTTATTTCATCGGCTTGGTTCTTGGTCTTGTCGCTTTTGGGCAGAGCAGCTTTTTCTATTGGGGGGTGCTGCAGTCACTGGCCGCAGCCGGCTTTTTAGCCGGAGCACTGTATCTTTTACCGGCCCGCAAGACAGTGTTGTTATTTACCGGCTTTTTATCCTTGGCGGGGTACTACTTTTTTCATCCCTACGCTTATTTATTACCGGCTAAACCAGGCCGAATTCTGTTGGGTGATTTTTCGCTGGTTCTTTTAACCGGGTTTTTATCTATAGGCTTATTTATGGCCACGTATGTTTTAACTGGTAATTATAAACCCCCAACTATGGCCGCCGCAAGTTTATCATTTACGGCATTGGGCCTGGTGGGGCACTTTACCGGGTTTTTGATCACCAGATTTCCCGCATCCCCCAGTTATATAATTTTTGCAGTGGGCCTGACATTGCTGATGTATGCAGCTTTGCTCTTTGTAAAGGCAGATGGCGCATATGTTTACCCGGCCGTTTGGGCCGGCAGAAACGCCCTCAATATTTTTGTCTTGCATTACCTGATCTATGTTTATGCCAAATATGCAGACCTGCTTAGCTCATTTAACGGGCCTTACTCCGTGCTCGTCGCCTCGGCGGTAACGGCTTTCTTTTTGCTGCTCAGCAAATGGATGGTCTGGCCGTTTGCGGCCCGCCACCGCAATAATAAGTTCCAATGCGGCAATAAAGGACAAGGGATTTTTTTATAA
- a CDS encoding AbrB/MazE/SpoVT family DNA-binding domain-containing protein, with amino-acid sequence MGQVVGNIIVQKRGVVSLGLLKEHNIPLNDGDIFQVQIEDGKVILIPMKLIPADQTWFWTSEWQKGEKEAEEDVVAGKVKSFENVEDLLKDLDQ; translated from the coding sequence ATGGGTCAAGTAGTAGGTAATATAATCGTACAGAAGCGGGGCGTAGTGAGTCTGGGACTGCTAAAAGAACACAACATACCATTAAACGATGGAGATATTTTTCAAGTGCAAATAGAAGATGGCAAAGTTATCCTTATTCCTATGAAACTAATTCCCGCTGATCAAACATGGTTCTGGACTAGTGAGTGGCAAAAAGGCGAGAAAGAAGCAGAGGAAGATGTGGTTGCTGGAAAGGTTAAATCGTTTGAAAACGTGGAAGACCTTCTAAAGGACTTAGATCAATGA